From a region of the Flavobacterium branchiarum genome:
- a CDS encoding Hpt domain-containing protein, with protein MALKYNLSKVYALSDNDPEFVKEILNLFVTEVPEDLKQIKEGIKKKDHKHAYAYAHKVKPTLDLLGLNMAFEEILQVEAWTKVEGKKKAIEETFKSIKNQVKEAIKEIKKDFDL; from the coding sequence ATGGCTTTAAAATACAATCTTTCAAAAGTGTACGCACTTTCAGATAACGATCCGGAATTTGTAAAAGAGATTCTTAATTTGTTTGTAACCGAAGTTCCTGAGGATTTAAAACAAATTAAAGAAGGGATAAAAAAGAAAGATCATAAGCATGCCTATGCGTATGCACACAAGGTAAAACCAACGCTTGATCTATTGGGGCTTAATATGGCTTTTGAAGAGATTCTTCAGGTTGAGGCATGGACAAAGGTCGAAGGGAAGAAGAAAGCGATAGAAGAGACTTTTAAGAGTATAAAGAATCAAGTAAAAGAAGCGATCAAAGAAATTAAGAAAGACTTTGATTTGTAA
- a CDS encoding fumarylacetoacetate hydrolase family protein gives MKIICIGRNYTNHIEELQNERPTEPVVFMKPDSAVLLKQHPFVIPEFSEDIHHEIELIVKINKVGKYIEPKFAHKYYDEISVGIDFTARDLQAKLKEKGLPWEKAKAFDGSAVIGEFLPKTQFSSLENITFELTNNAKTVQKGNSNMMLWKIDELVSYVSQYFTLKIGDIIFTGTPEGVAAVKPDDVLEGFLEGKKLFRIQVK, from the coding sequence ATGAAAATAATCTGTATCGGTAGAAATTATACCAATCATATTGAAGAGTTGCAAAACGAACGCCCGACGGAGCCAGTTGTTTTTATGAAGCCCGATTCGGCAGTTTTATTAAAACAACATCCATTTGTAATACCTGAATTTTCAGAAGATATTCATCACGAAATTGAGTTAATTGTTAAGATTAACAAGGTAGGGAAGTATATAGAGCCTAAGTTTGCTCATAAGTATTACGATGAAATTAGTGTGGGGATTGATTTTACTGCTAGGGATTTACAAGCTAAGCTGAAAGAAAAAGGATTGCCTTGGGAGAAAGCAAAGGCATTTGATGGTTCGGCAGTGATAGGAGAATTTTTGCCAAAGACGCAATTTAGTTCGTTAGAAAATATTACATTTGAGTTAACAAATAACGCTAAGACTGTTCAGAAAGGAAATTCTAATATGATGTTGTGGAAAATTGATGAGCTTGTTTCATATGTTTCTCAGTATTTTACATTAAAAATTGGAGATATTATTTTTACAGGAACTCCAGAAGGAGTTGCGGCTGTAAAACCAGACGACGTTTTAGAAGGGTTTTTAGAAGGGAAAAAATTATTCAGAATACAAGTAAAATAA
- a CDS encoding 3'-5' exonuclease, with amino-acid sequence MELKLNKPICFFDLETTGIDIGKDRIVEISIFKVFPNGNKESKTWLVNPTIPIPAQTTAVHGITDEKVANEPTFATLAPQVYNMIKDSDLAGFNSDRFDIPLLAEELLRAGVDFDMKNKCSVDVQTIFHKMEERTLSAALKFYCGKSLENAHSAEADTMATYEILKAQLDRYPELENDMKSLSEFTTRKKIADFAGMIAFDKDDEEIFTFGKHKGVKVEKILETEPGYFSWIQNADFPLYTKKVLTAIKLRKLNTK; translated from the coding sequence ATGGAACTGAAACTCAATAAACCAATTTGCTTTTTTGATCTTGAAACTACAGGAATTGACATCGGAAAAGATAGAATAGTAGAAATTTCAATATTTAAAGTTTTTCCAAACGGAAATAAAGAAAGTAAAACTTGGTTGGTGAACCCTACAATTCCAATTCCAGCACAAACTACCGCTGTTCATGGTATTACTGATGAAAAGGTAGCAAATGAGCCTACGTTTGCAACATTGGCACCACAGGTCTATAATATGATAAAAGATAGTGACTTGGCTGGGTTTAATTCAGATCGTTTTGATATTCCGTTATTGGCAGAGGAATTACTGCGCGCGGGAGTCGATTTTGATATGAAAAATAAGTGTTCTGTCGATGTACAAACTATTTTCCATAAAATGGAAGAGAGAACACTAAGTGCGGCTTTGAAATTTTATTGTGGAAAAAGCTTAGAAAATGCGCATTCAGCAGAAGCGGATACAATGGCGACATACGAAATTCTTAAAGCGCAATTAGATCGTTATCCAGAATTGGAGAATGATATGAAATCATTGTCGGAATTTACAACTAGAAAAAAAATAGCTGATTTTGCAGGAATGATTGCTTTTGATAAAGATGATGAAGAAATTTTTACCTTCGGAAAACATAAGGGAGTAAAAGTAGAAAAGATTCTTGAAACAGAACCAGGATATTTTAGCTGGATACAAAATGCAGATTTCCCTTTGTATACTAAAAAGGTACTGACGGCTATTAAATTAAGAAAGTTAAATACGAAATAA
- a CDS encoding dihydrolipoamide acetyltransferase family protein, producing MARFELKLPKMGESVAEATITNWLKEVGDKIEMDEAVLEIATDKVDSEVPSEVSGILIEQLFGKDDLVQVGQTIAIIETEGGSSFLVDKVVEETVAPAEVAAIEKTIEIAKEVVTTPADYSTSDKFFSPLVKNIAKEENVSIAELESINGSGKDGRVTKEDILAYIAGRKDKVEEPKAEAKVAVAAPVKVQEQAVSKAAPVSVNGGDEIIEMDRMRKLISGYMVASVQTSAHVQSFIEVDVTNIVKWRERVKTAFEKREGEKLTFTPIMMEAVAKALKDFPGMNISVDGDYIIKKKNINLGMAAALPNGNLIVPVIKNADQLNLVGMAKAVNDLGNRAKTGKLKPDDTQGGTYTVTNVGTFGSVFGTPIINQPQVGILALGAIRKVPAVIETPEGDFIGIRQKMFLSHSYDHRVVDGALGGSFVKRVAEYLEAFDVNRDF from the coding sequence ATGGCAAGATTTGAATTAAAACTTCCTAAAATGGGAGAAAGTGTCGCTGAAGCAACAATCACAAACTGGTTGAAAGAAGTTGGAGACAAAATTGAAATGGATGAAGCAGTGCTTGAAATCGCTACCGATAAAGTAGATAGCGAAGTGCCAAGTGAAGTTTCAGGAATTTTGATTGAGCAATTGTTTGGTAAAGACGATTTGGTACAAGTAGGACAAACTATCGCTATTATTGAAACAGAAGGTGGTTCGTCATTTTTGGTTGATAAAGTAGTAGAGGAAACAGTTGCTCCGGCAGAAGTTGCGGCTATCGAAAAAACAATCGAAATTGCTAAAGAAGTAGTTACTACTCCAGCAGATTATAGTACATCGGATAAATTCTTTTCTCCTTTGGTAAAAAATATTGCTAAAGAAGAAAACGTTTCTATCGCTGAGTTAGAAAGTATAAATGGTTCAGGAAAAGATGGTCGTGTGACCAAAGAAGATATATTGGCTTATATAGCTGGTAGAAAAGATAAAGTAGAAGAACCGAAAGCAGAAGCTAAAGTTGCAGTTGCAGCGCCAGTTAAGGTGCAGGAGCAAGCAGTTTCAAAAGCGGCACCGGTTTCTGTAAATGGAGGTGATGAAATCATTGAAATGGACAGAATGCGTAAGCTTATTTCTGGCTACATGGTAGCTTCAGTTCAGACATCTGCACATGTTCAGTCGTTTATTGAAGTTGATGTTACTAATATTGTAAAATGGAGAGAAAGAGTTAAAACGGCTTTCGAAAAAAGAGAAGGCGAGAAGCTTACTTTTACTCCAATTATGATGGAGGCAGTTGCCAAAGCGTTAAAAGATTTCCCAGGAATGAATATTTCAGTTGATGGTGATTATATCATCAAAAAGAAAAATATCAACTTAGGAATGGCTGCTGCTTTACCAAATGGAAATTTAATTGTTCCTGTAATAAAAAATGCAGATCAGTTAAACCTTGTCGGAATGGCAAAAGCAGTTAATGATTTAGGTAACCGTGCAAAAACAGGAAAACTAAAACCAGACGATACACAAGGAGGAACTTATACGGTAACGAATGTAGGAACTTTTGGAAGTGTTTTTGGAACACCAATTATTAATCAGCCACAAGTAGGTATTTTAGCATTAGGGGCAATTCGTAAAGTACCAGCAGTTATAGAAACTCCAGAAGGTGATTTTATCGGGATTCGTCAAAAAATGTTCCTTTCGCACAGTTATGATCATCGAGTTGTAGATGGTGCATTAGGAGGAAGTTTTGTGAAAAGAGTAGCTGAATATTTAGAAGCTTTTGATGTAAATAGAGATTTCTAG
- a CDS encoding glycosyltransferase family 2 protein encodes MQLSVIILNYNVRYFLEQCVLSVQGALSSIDGEIIVIDNNSSDDSCEMIRSRFPDVKLIQNTENLGFPKGNNIGVAQAKGDYICILNPDTVVAEDTFIKVLAFAKEQHDLGIVGVNLIDGAGNFLPESKRGIPTPWVAFTKIAGLYKFFPKSKYYNKYYAQHLQENETGKVEILVGAFMIMKRDLYSEIGGFDEDCFMYSDDIDLSYMVLKKGKTNYYFSETTVIHYKGESTIKDEKYMKRFQEAMNFFYKKHFKVSFLFSLFMKMGIVFFSIVKMIQGKTTIKTTPQEYFLYSSNDNLVEKLSLILQNKVTFYDLKKEKMVNSCLIYIAKGAEVILDNQYISFKKCIDIIKSERHKKITFKILPKTTAFLIGSDSSNDRGKIVKIT; translated from the coding sequence ATGCAATTATCAGTAATCATCCTTAATTATAATGTACGTTATTTTCTTGAACAATGCGTTTTAAGTGTTCAGGGTGCTCTATCTTCAATAGATGGAGAGATTATAGTCATTGATAATAATTCTTCAGATGATAGTTGTGAGATGATCCGTAGTCGTTTTCCTGATGTGAAACTGATTCAAAACACAGAAAATCTGGGCTTTCCAAAAGGAAATAATATAGGTGTTGCTCAGGCTAAAGGCGATTATATTTGCATTTTAAATCCCGATACGGTTGTTGCCGAAGATACATTTATAAAAGTGCTTGCTTTCGCTAAAGAGCAACACGATTTAGGAATAGTAGGCGTAAATCTTATTGATGGAGCAGGTAATTTTCTTCCAGAGAGCAAAAGAGGAATTCCAACACCTTGGGTAGCTTTTACCAAAATTGCAGGATTGTACAAGTTTTTCCCAAAATCAAAATACTACAATAAATACTACGCACAACATTTACAGGAAAACGAAACAGGAAAAGTCGAAATACTAGTCGGAGCCTTTATGATAATGAAGAGAGATTTGTATAGTGAAATCGGAGGTTTCGATGAAGATTGTTTTATGTATTCAGACGATATTGATTTGTCATATATGGTTTTGAAAAAAGGAAAAACGAATTATTATTTCTCCGAAACAACTGTAATTCACTATAAAGGCGAAAGCACCATAAAGGATGAGAAATACATGAAGCGCTTTCAGGAAGCTATGAATTTCTTTTATAAAAAACATTTTAAAGTATCCTTTTTATTCTCCCTTTTTATGAAAATGGGAATTGTGTTTTTTTCAATTGTTAAAATGATTCAGGGAAAAACAACGATAAAAACGACACCTCAGGAGTATTTTTTATATAGTTCAAATGACAATTTAGTAGAGAAATTGAGTTTGATTTTACAAAATAAAGTTACATTTTACGATTTAAAAAAAGAAAAAATGGTAAATTCGTGCCTGATTTATATAGCAAAAGGAGCAGAAGTAATTTTGGATAATCAATACATATCATTCAAGAAATGTATCGATATCATAAAATCTGAAAGACATAAGAAGATTACTTTTAAAATTTTACCCAAAACCACTGCTTTTTTAATCGGAAGTGATTCTAGTAATGATAGAGGTAAAATCGTTAAAATCACATAA
- a CDS encoding DUF5009 domain-containing protein: protein MKIKEDLFNKRIISIDAFRGITIFVMIFVNELASVKNVPQWMKHMPADADAMTFVDLVFPAFLFIVGMSIPFAFNARLLKGDTPKTIWTHTLKRALALIIIGVYMVNAEYGYDASKMVISAALWGLLAYSMPIPIWNKYDKSFPKITKNILQYGGMLVLVLLYFLYVQENGNIGITPKWWGILGLIGWAYLISVVYYWLVNGKLIAMIGFLLVCLIANILNQTEGNIIHDTSWLNFIAGHMTHATLVSAGVVISLLFFEGKKSENINWKVIGFGLLFFVVGYLLRPYYEVSKIRGTPSWVLYSAGICTAVFYFLYWLMEVKKRTKWSNFFMPAAANPLLIYILPGIIYYFNLTFNIQIIPDYFREGVPGIIWALVFSTIMLFVMRIFNKYKIQLHL, encoded by the coding sequence ATGAAAATAAAAGAAGATTTATTCAATAAGAGAATTATCTCCATAGATGCTTTTCGTGGAATTACCATTTTTGTTATGATTTTTGTCAATGAGTTAGCAAGTGTCAAAAATGTACCCCAATGGATGAAGCACATGCCAGCTGATGCTGATGCAATGACATTTGTTGATTTGGTATTTCCTGCTTTTCTATTTATAGTAGGAATGTCTATTCCATTTGCATTTAATGCTCGATTACTTAAGGGTGACACGCCTAAAACTATTTGGACACATACATTAAAAAGGGCATTGGCGCTAATCATAATTGGAGTTTATATGGTAAATGCCGAATATGGTTATGATGCATCCAAAATGGTAATTTCTGCTGCTTTATGGGGACTTTTGGCTTATTCAATGCCAATTCCAATTTGGAATAAATACGATAAATCATTTCCTAAGATTACTAAAAACATATTGCAATATGGCGGAATGTTGGTTTTAGTATTATTGTATTTTTTATATGTTCAGGAAAATGGAAATATAGGAATCACACCAAAATGGTGGGGAATTCTGGGGCTTATAGGATGGGCATATTTAATTTCGGTAGTTTATTATTGGCTCGTTAACGGAAAATTAATTGCGATGATAGGATTTCTATTGGTCTGTCTTATTGCTAATATCCTAAATCAGACAGAAGGGAATATAATTCACGATACAAGTTGGCTGAATTTTATTGCGGGACATATGACGCATGCTACATTGGTTTCGGCTGGAGTAGTAATTTCGCTATTGTTTTTTGAAGGTAAAAAATCAGAAAATATCAATTGGAAAGTAATAGGTTTCGGACTGCTGTTTTTTGTTGTAGGATATTTATTAAGACCTTATTATGAAGTTTCAAAAATAAGAGGAACACCTTCTTGGGTGCTTTATTCTGCGGGTATTTGTACCGCAGTATTTTATTTCTTGTATTGGTTAATGGAGGTTAAAAAGCGAACAAAATGGAGTAACTTTTTTATGCCAGCTGCCGCTAATCCATTGCTTATTTATATCCTTCCGGGGATTATCTATTATTTTAATTTGACATTTAATATTCAGATCATTCCAGATTATTTCCGCGAAGGCGTTCCTGGGATAATTTGGGCTTTAGTATTTTCAACGATTATGCTATTTGTAATGCGAATTTTTAATAAATATAAGATTCAGTTGCATTTGTAA
- a CDS encoding T9SS C-terminal target domain-containing protein, whose translation MKKALLLFFLSITATYGQILGCIDPLSKNYNPKATENDGSCVYKSVKIKPEYSKKLSDSIKETSGLIAFNSLLWTHNDDHDKTIYGLNYQGEIKKKIVLEKVINSDWEEISQDSTHIYLGDFGNNYAGNRVDLHILKIEKESFLAGKPVIDTISFSYSNQTNFTSEKANKTNFDCEAFIVTNDSIYLFTKQWKHNKTSIYALPNKTGKHIAQLKGTLDVKGLVTGATFVPSKKRIVLCGYSKIGKPFLYLLYDYKNNDFLSGNKRRIKIAMPFHQIEGIATEDGLHYYLTNEALIRKPLLNTPQQIHRVDLSSYF comes from the coding sequence ATGAAAAAAGCCCTTTTGCTTTTCTTTTTATCAATTACGGCAACCTACGGACAAATCTTAGGTTGTATTGATCCGCTGTCTAAAAACTACAATCCAAAAGCTACAGAGAATGACGGAAGTTGTGTATATAAATCGGTAAAAATAAAACCTGAGTATTCAAAAAAACTAAGTGATTCAATCAAAGAAACTTCTGGATTAATTGCTTTCAATTCGCTATTATGGACACACAATGACGATCATGATAAAACCATTTACGGACTGAATTATCAAGGAGAGATCAAAAAGAAAATCGTACTGGAGAAAGTCATCAATTCCGACTGGGAAGAAATTTCGCAAGATAGCACTCACATCTACCTAGGGGACTTTGGAAATAACTATGCTGGAAACAGAGTCGATTTACATATTTTAAAAATCGAGAAAGAATCCTTTCTAGCAGGAAAACCTGTCATCGATACCATTTCTTTTTCATATTCTAATCAAACTAATTTTACCTCAGAGAAAGCAAACAAAACCAACTTTGATTGTGAAGCTTTTATTGTTACAAACGATAGTATTTATCTGTTTACTAAACAATGGAAACACAATAAAACCAGTATTTACGCTTTACCTAATAAAACTGGAAAGCATATTGCGCAATTAAAAGGAACTCTTGATGTAAAAGGATTAGTGACAGGCGCTACTTTTGTACCCTCCAAAAAGAGGATTGTCCTTTGTGGTTATTCTAAAATTGGAAAACCTTTTTTATACCTTTTGTACGATTATAAAAACAATGATTTTCTGTCAGGTAATAAACGAAGAATCAAGATTGCCATGCCTTTTCATCAAATTGAAGGTATCGCAACCGAAGATGGTTTGCATTATTATTTAACCAATGAAGCTTTGATTAGAAAACCTTTACTTAATACACCTCAACAAATCCATCGAGTTGACTTAAGTTCTTACTTCTAG
- a CDS encoding HYC_CC_PP family protein has product MKKVFILLLSFFYLVLSSGFTKNTHICKGIKQETYFFAQNKEGQPCSKCARKDGKILQDCCKHETKLLKITEKAQKAASDTIPLKYLGVALPFHFFKVVFGYELPQVKTLRFTYVSATIPIRNTLLYIYYCVYRI; this is encoded by the coding sequence ATGAAAAAAGTATTTATCTTATTACTCTCCTTCTTTTACTTAGTATTGTCTAGTGGCTTTACTAAGAATACTCATATCTGTAAAGGAATCAAGCAGGAGACGTACTTTTTTGCGCAAAATAAAGAAGGACAACCTTGTTCTAAATGTGCTCGTAAGGACGGAAAAATACTTCAAGATTGTTGCAAACACGAAACCAAGCTATTAAAAATAACAGAGAAGGCTCAAAAAGCAGCTTCTGATACGATTCCTCTAAAATACTTAGGAGTTGCTTTGCCTTTTCATTTCTTTAAAGTTGTCTTTGGCTATGAACTTCCTCAAGTAAAAACTTTAAGGTTTACATACGTCTCTGCAACGATTCCTATTAGGAATACCCTACTCTACATTTATTATTGCGTATATCGTATTTGA
- a CDS encoding TolC family protein: protein MKMQFFALVIIGLATGNLLAQTVTLPNALERSVQNFEKIKAKEAMVLASKENVIYQKSQYLPDFTLMAQQSYGTINAQNGPMYGFGGLGVASTSMPLQEQNWNAAFGSLYLANINWNLFTFGKIKNQVAIAKADETVAQKDLEQLKFQHQVKVGAAYLNLLAAQRIKFVQDKNLERAEVVATTTESRSNSGLIPEVDFSLAKAEVANAKSAVLKAYDLELDYSKGLAVMMGEEYRKYELDPFFTNKTPSLLLESSLETSKHPILEWQNSTVQKSVQQEKLQSSLGLPSISSFGVIQGRGSGFDWNYVQDNTAFSKSYSDGVGIDRSNYIVGIGISWNLMNLYRQTSKKKEQKFITQSLQNEYDYMNQELVAQQKLADDKLKNAFEIFEETKIQVKAATDAYKQHTALYNNGLTTIVDLTQSFYTLNRAEIDYEIAQNNIWQALWIKAAAKGDLSILLNAIY, encoded by the coding sequence ATGAAAATGCAATTCTTTGCATTGGTAATCATCGGTTTAGCCACAGGAAATCTTTTGGCACAAACCGTAACATTACCAAATGCTCTTGAACGTTCTGTTCAGAATTTTGAAAAAATAAAAGCTAAGGAAGCAATGGTACTTGCTTCAAAAGAAAATGTAATCTACCAAAAAAGTCAGTATTTACCTGATTTCACTTTGATGGCGCAACAAAGCTACGGAACAATTAATGCTCAAAACGGACCTATGTATGGGTTTGGAGGTTTGGGCGTTGCATCGACTTCTATGCCTTTGCAGGAGCAAAATTGGAATGCCGCTTTTGGCTCACTCTATCTAGCAAACATCAATTGGAACCTATTTACTTTTGGTAAAATAAAAAATCAGGTTGCAATTGCCAAAGCAGATGAAACCGTAGCACAAAAAGATTTAGAGCAACTAAAATTCCAACATCAGGTAAAAGTTGGCGCTGCTTACTTAAATCTCTTGGCTGCACAACGCATCAAATTTGTTCAGGATAAAAACCTAGAACGTGCCGAAGTTGTTGCAACCACAACCGAAAGCCGTTCGAATAGCGGTTTGATTCCAGAAGTCGATTTCTCTTTGGCGAAAGCCGAAGTTGCCAATGCTAAATCGGCAGTATTAAAAGCCTATGATTTAGAACTCGATTACTCAAAAGGACTGGCCGTGATGATGGGAGAAGAATATCGAAAATACGAATTAGATCCTTTTTTCACCAACAAAACACCATCACTACTTTTAGAATCATCACTAGAAACTAGCAAACACCCTATTTTGGAATGGCAAAACAGTACGGTTCAAAAAAGCGTGCAACAAGAAAAATTACAGTCCTCACTTGGGTTACCTAGTATTTCTTCATTTGGTGTAATACAAGGACGCGGTTCAGGTTTTGATTGGAATTATGTGCAAGACAATACAGCATTTTCTAAATCGTATTCTGATGGCGTTGGCATAGACCGAAGTAATTATATTGTTGGTATTGGAATTAGTTGGAATCTGATGAATTTATACCGTCAGACCTCAAAAAAGAAAGAGCAAAAGTTCATTACGCAATCGCTTCAAAACGAATATGACTATATGAATCAGGAGCTTGTAGCGCAACAAAAATTGGCAGATGACAAATTAAAAAATGCATTTGAAATTTTTGAAGAAACTAAAATTCAAGTAAAAGCAGCTACAGATGCATACAAACAGCATACTGCATTATACAATAACGGATTAACGACTATTGTTGACTTGACTCAATCTTTCTACACGCTCAACAGAGCCGAAATCGACTATGAAATAGCTCAAAACAACATCTGGCAGGCCTTATGGATTAAAGCTGCAGCCAAGGGTGACTTGTCTATTTTATTAAACGCCATATACTAA